The proteins below are encoded in one region of Bombus vancouverensis nearcticus chromosome 8, iyBomVanc1_principal, whole genome shotgun sequence:
- the dnr1 gene encoding E3 ubiquitin-protein ligase defense repressor 1 isoform X2 — protein sequence MWCLVSQANSVILEVQVDPKAIGQACDCLGISKECDYFGLKYQNAKGEELWLNLRNPIERQTGGGVAPLRFALRVKFWVPPHLLLQEATRHQFYLHSRLELLEGRLKVSDWASVARLVALIAQADTGDYDSLSPPNALYSQCCQIQTAESCESRPQDFLHRIVQQHKEIKAMKTSTAEYWLLKEISNLDTFGQEMFHSKFGYNGVSMIGVGPHGITVYRNHDEETQNIPYTAIQSATTQRRMFHLVYLSLDGEETSLNFKLDSSQSASGLYRAITEKHAFYSCETVRSAVTAQFIRDLKGTIISIFNEDSTLGKKYVFDIRRTCREVYDNARRALYCEAATVSLPEEKEILQKQDCGDCEDPKCKESRECLTRLLDAMLCRICMDRSLDTALFPCGHAVACLDCARRCERCPLCRADIDHCRTIYLPIELTHVDKHNPKLLSESIEPSYGNSSTEEIQKRSLPAERSVVNGNDI from the exons GCATGCGACTGTTTGGGCATCAGCAAGGAGTGCGACTACTTTGGCTTGAAATACCAGAACGCGAAGGGCGAGGAACTCTGGTTGAACCTGAGGAATCCCATAGAGAGACAAACGGGTGGCGGCGTAGCGCCTTTAAGATTCGCATTGAGAGTTAAGTTTTGGGTGCCGCCTCACCTGTTGCTGCAAGAAGCCACCAG GCATCAGTTCTACTTGCACTCTCGTTTGGAGTTACTCGAGGGTAGATTGAAAGTGTCGGATTGGGCTTCCGTGGCACGTTTGGTCGCTTTGATAGCGCAGGCCGACACAGGCGATTACGATTCGCTGTCACCACCGAACGCGCTCTACTCGCAATGTTGTCAAATTCAAACGGCGGAGTCGTGCGAATCCAGACCTCAGGACTTTCTCCATCGGATAGTTCAACAACACAAGGAGATCAAG GCGATGAAAACCTCCACAGCCGAGTATTGGTTGCTGAAGGAGATATCGAATTTGGATACGTTCGGCCAGGAGATGTTTCACAGTAAATTCGGATACAACGGAGTGTCGATGATCGGAGTCGGACCTCATGGTATCACGGTTTATCGCAATCACGACGAGGAAACGCAAAA CATACCATATACGGCGATACAAAGCGCAACGACTCAACGTCGAATGTTTCATTTAGTCTACCTCTCGCTCGACGGCGAGGAGACGTCgttaaatttcaaattagaCTCGAGTCAATCCGCCAGTGGACTTTACCGGGCGATTACCGAGAAGCACGCGTTTTATAGCTGCGAGACGGTCAGGAGCGCGGTTACGGCGCAGTTTATACGCGACTTGAAG GGCACCATTATCTCGATATTCAACGAGGATTCCACTTTAGGAAAGAAATACGTGTTCGATATTCGCAGAACGTGCCGAGAGGTGTACGACAACGCGCGGCGCGCTCTCTACTGCGAAGCTGCGACCGTTAGCCTGCCGGAGGAGAAGGAAATTTTGCAGAAGCAGGATTGCGGAGACTGCGAGGATCCGAAATGCAAG GAATCTCGAGAATGTCTAACAAGACTGTTGGACGCGATGCTGTGCCGCATTTGCATGGACCGTAGTTTGGACACTGCCTTGTTTCCGTGCGGACACGCGGTAGCCTGCTTGGATTGCGCCAGGCGATgcgaacgttgtcctctctgtcGAGCCGACATCGACCATTGTCGCACGATATATCTTCCGATCGAGCTAACGCACGTCGACAAGCACAATCCGAAATTGCTCTCGGAATCCATCGAACCTAGTTACGGCAACTCTTCTACCGAGGAAATTCAAAAGAGAAGCTTGCCAGCCGAAAGGTCCGTGGTAAACGGTAACGATATTTGA
- the dnr1 gene encoding E3 ubiquitin-protein ligase defense repressor 1 isoform X1, giving the protein MWCLVSQANSVILEVQVDPKAIGQVCLEKACDCLGISKECDYFGLKYQNAKGEELWLNLRNPIERQTGGGVAPLRFALRVKFWVPPHLLLQEATRHQFYLHSRLELLEGRLKVSDWASVARLVALIAQADTGDYDSLSPPNALYSQCCQIQTAESCESRPQDFLHRIVQQHKEIKAMKTSTAEYWLLKEISNLDTFGQEMFHSKFGYNGVSMIGVGPHGITVYRNHDEETQNIPYTAIQSATTQRRMFHLVYLSLDGEETSLNFKLDSSQSASGLYRAITEKHAFYSCETVRSAVTAQFIRDLKGTIISIFNEDSTLGKKYVFDIRRTCREVYDNARRALYCEAATVSLPEEKEILQKQDCGDCEDPKCKESRECLTRLLDAMLCRICMDRSLDTALFPCGHAVACLDCARRCERCPLCRADIDHCRTIYLPIELTHVDKHNPKLLSESIEPSYGNSSTEEIQKRSLPAERSVVNGNDI; this is encoded by the exons GCATGCGACTGTTTGGGCATCAGCAAGGAGTGCGACTACTTTGGCTTGAAATACCAGAACGCGAAGGGCGAGGAACTCTGGTTGAACCTGAGGAATCCCATAGAGAGACAAACGGGTGGCGGCGTAGCGCCTTTAAGATTCGCATTGAGAGTTAAGTTTTGGGTGCCGCCTCACCTGTTGCTGCAAGAAGCCACCAG GCATCAGTTCTACTTGCACTCTCGTTTGGAGTTACTCGAGGGTAGATTGAAAGTGTCGGATTGGGCTTCCGTGGCACGTTTGGTCGCTTTGATAGCGCAGGCCGACACAGGCGATTACGATTCGCTGTCACCACCGAACGCGCTCTACTCGCAATGTTGTCAAATTCAAACGGCGGAGTCGTGCGAATCCAGACCTCAGGACTTTCTCCATCGGATAGTTCAACAACACAAGGAGATCAAG GCGATGAAAACCTCCACAGCCGAGTATTGGTTGCTGAAGGAGATATCGAATTTGGATACGTTCGGCCAGGAGATGTTTCACAGTAAATTCGGATACAACGGAGTGTCGATGATCGGAGTCGGACCTCATGGTATCACGGTTTATCGCAATCACGACGAGGAAACGCAAAA CATACCATATACGGCGATACAAAGCGCAACGACTCAACGTCGAATGTTTCATTTAGTCTACCTCTCGCTCGACGGCGAGGAGACGTCgttaaatttcaaattagaCTCGAGTCAATCCGCCAGTGGACTTTACCGGGCGATTACCGAGAAGCACGCGTTTTATAGCTGCGAGACGGTCAGGAGCGCGGTTACGGCGCAGTTTATACGCGACTTGAAG GGCACCATTATCTCGATATTCAACGAGGATTCCACTTTAGGAAAGAAATACGTGTTCGATATTCGCAGAACGTGCCGAGAGGTGTACGACAACGCGCGGCGCGCTCTCTACTGCGAAGCTGCGACCGTTAGCCTGCCGGAGGAGAAGGAAATTTTGCAGAAGCAGGATTGCGGAGACTGCGAGGATCCGAAATGCAAG GAATCTCGAGAATGTCTAACAAGACTGTTGGACGCGATGCTGTGCCGCATTTGCATGGACCGTAGTTTGGACACTGCCTTGTTTCCGTGCGGACACGCGGTAGCCTGCTTGGATTGCGCCAGGCGATgcgaacgttgtcctctctgtcGAGCCGACATCGACCATTGTCGCACGATATATCTTCCGATCGAGCTAACGCACGTCGACAAGCACAATCCGAAATTGCTCTCGGAATCCATCGAACCTAGTTACGGCAACTCTTCTACCGAGGAAATTCAAAAGAGAAGCTTGCCAGCCGAAAGGTCCGTGGTAAACGGTAACGATATTTGA